The sequence below is a genomic window from Lolium perenne isolate Kyuss_39 chromosome 4, Kyuss_2.0, whole genome shotgun sequence.
ATGCTGTGAAGTTACATGTATTACAATTTTTTTATGGACGCGACTAGCGGGCGGCCGCATGCCCAATTGTCAAACCGAGCGGCCGGCCCAAAAAGGAAAGTACCTGTCTGTTTGGCTGAAAAAGGAAAGCCACCTGGTCCACCACCTGCGTGCCGGTTGGCTCCTTCTGGCACGCACCAGATCCCGAAAAAACAGGGCGGGAGATCCTCCCTCCAATCCCCGCCCAAACCTAGCTCCCCCAGATCCCAGATCCCAGATCTGTCGTAAATCCTACCAGCTCTTCGTCAACCTGGAGCTCCCAGCTCCGTTCAGGCCGTTCGTCTGCCTCCAGCTCCCCATCTCCCTTCGTatccttccaagcttccttcgtcAAGCTTCCCCAAATCCCTTCGTCAACCTCCCAGCTCTCCATGTCTACGAACCAAGAACCAGGCATCTCCAGAACAGGAAGATTTCCAGTGGGATCTTCAGATCAGGTAACACAAACTGAACAGAAACCTTCAGAAATTGCCTATAGATCCTCCTATTCCTCTCCTGATAGCCTAATTTTTTCATCAAAGAGAAGCTATGGGACATACCTGCTAGTGTCTGTGAACTTTGTTGCCTATACATGAGTAGGATTTGCTCCTGCATCTAGATTGAAGTTTCCCATGTAGATTGGAAAACAACCAGGCAACTTTTGTTCTTGTTAGCCCTGCATACTATGTGCCCATATAGCAATAGGCAAAAAACCTGGGCAAAATATGCAACTGGTACCAATTTGAAGCAAGTACTATGAGGAAGCTGGTAATAATTCTGGGATGAACAAGCAAAAAGAAGCAACTTTTGTTACCCATGCATGCAAATTCCTTGCCTGTTACAAGCAACAAGTAATGTTTCACTGGCAACTTGTAAAAAAAAGATGAAAATATTAGAGTAAGTAACTTTTTAGCCTATGCATGCAACTTTCATGCATTAGAGAACCAACAAAAAAATGTTCCCCAAAGCAACAAAGTAATGTAGAATGACACAAAGTAGAAGCAGGCAACTTTGTAAAACCATGCAGGCAAATTCAATGCTTAATAGAAGCAACAAGAAAATGTTTCCAGGCAACAAGTAATTTGCAGGTCTGCACTACGTCACATAGTAGAAAGTAGAAGTAAGGATCCATCAACCCAGAAAAAATGGAACACATATTCAACAGTGGTCTTGACATCTATAAGAACTCCATGCTATGTACAAATCTACATATCTGCAAACTAGAGTGTACTCTGTTCTATGTAAAGTAGCAATCGATGTTGAGGAAGTGATGATGTTGTCCTTTGCAATTCCTGTTGCACTTTATATCTTCTTTTGTCAACGATGCCTATGTGTTTATAGAACAAGGTGTTAGTTCCAAGTCAAAAATGTAGTTATAAGAAGTAAATATTGCAGATGTAATACATAAGTAGTAAGGCATGAACATAAAAATTAGTATTATGTTGATAGCAACAAAAAAGTACTcactgtcatcatcatcatcttccctACAAATCCCACCTGTTTTTTGCTACATGGTTTGTGCATGTTAGTTGCTTTGTTTGTGGTTGTTAGTTGCTTTGTTTGTGGTTGTTAGTTGCTTCCCTGCCCATGTTAGTTGCATGTTTTCGATGACTATTTGCCTAAGATTTTGTGTTTGTTGTATTTGCTAATGGTCATTTGTTCTAGGTCCCTGGTACTCATGGAGTGGATTTCCTTGATCTAAATGAGGTTCCTTTTGATATCAATGAGGAACCTGGTATCTTACCTCCCAATTATTTTACACAACTGTTGGATGAGGCAATTGACGAGTCACCACAGCCACCTGTGAACACTCATGCCCCGGTTGTTAATGTAGAACCTGctgcaacacatacatacacaggtCCTCTTGTTGCTACTACAGACACTACTACAATAGCACAAGATGGAAATGATGATGAGGCTTCGTCCCAGCCAAATGACCCTCATGTTGGCATGCGCTATGATACGTTGGAGGGTGCTAAGGAGCACTACAATGCACATGCTGCAAGGAAAGGTTTCTCTGTGAAAGTAAATAGTAGCAGGAGGTCTACAATCACCGGAGAGAAACAGAAACAGCAGTTCACTTGCAACAAATTCAGGAGACCAAGGAAAGATGATGGTGGGGCTGAGTTGCAAGTTGATGTTGGGCCAATTCCTGATTCTGTGTCTGAAGATGAGGCTGATATTGAAAATGCAGAGCTTGCTTCCGTTGTTGCTGATCTTGCTGCTCAAGGGCGAAAAGAAAAGGCGCCCAAGAAGCGTAAAAGAGAAAATATTGTGCACACGTTTTGCAAGGCCCAGATGGTTGTGAAGTTAATTGATGGAAGATGGGAGGTTATCCACTTTGTGCCTGAGCATAACCATCCGCTTATCCACAAACCATCTCTCACAAAATATCTCAGGTCACACCAAGGCATGCCAAAGGAGGAAAAAGAATTTGTGAAGAAtcttcacaatacaaatttgacaGCTGGTAAGTTTTTCAGTTTTGATACTGCTAATATTTGTATGTTGCATGTGTAAAAGATAAATTCAGCTGGTAAGAATCATTTGGAAAAAGTAAAAAAAGAATGATACAGTAGCATTTTGTAAAAAAGTTGCATGAAAATGATAACTAGTTGCTTGTAATGGTTAATAAGTTGCTGCGAATGGCCATGAAGTTGCCTGTTTTATTAATTTACTTGCAGACAGTTGATTTGGTACTAGCCTAGATAGGTTTTATGATTTCATGGATTGTTTAGGTAGTTGCCTGGTTTATTTGTCCAATTCCAGGATATGTTGTGCAAGTTGTCATTGGAGAAAATGCGTGTAGAAAATAGTTTGGAAAGTAATGCTCGAAAATGTGAGGCAAATAGTTGTGGACTATAATACAACCAACTAACCATTTCCTATTTTTTTTCAAATAACAGGTAAAATGATGGAAATCATGTCAGAATTTTATGGTTCAGAGTTGCTTGTGCCATACACAACCAAAACAATCACCAACTACTGTGCAACTCTGACTAGAGAAGAAACAAAAGATGGGGATCTGGCTAAAGTTGTGAGCTACTTTGTAGAGCTTAAAGAAGAAAAGGATCCAGACTTTTATTTCCGGTTAAAATTGGACGAGGAAGACAGGGTAGAAAACATTTTCTGGGTTGATGGAGCTGCCCGGAAGGCATATGCAGAGGCTTACCATGACTGTGTCTCCTTTGATGCAACTTACTTGACAAATAAGTACAGTATGCCTTTTGCACCATTCATTGGGATAAATAAACATGGGCAGTCCATCATGCTGGGTTGTGGATTTGTTAAGCAAGAATTGGCAACAAGCTATGATTGGTTGTTTGAGAGTTTCCTTATTGCCATGAATGGTCTTGCCCCGGACAATATTATCACAGACCAAGATGGTGCTATGGCGGTGTCGATTGGCAGATTGTTCCCATCTTCTGTTCACCGTAATTGTCGCTGGCACATAATGCAGAACGCACAGTTGAAATGTGGCCCTACACTGGGCAGGAACCCTGGTTTAGCTGAAGATTTCAATGATTGCATCGATTTCAGCTTTTCACCAGAGGAGTTTGAGGCAAAATGGGCTCTGTTTGTAGGCAAGTGGCCAGTTGTTGGTGGTGCAAATTCTTACTTTACAACTCTCTATGCTAATCGTGCTAAGTGGGTACCATGCTACTTCAAGCACAGATTCTTCCCATTCCTGCAGTCCACGCAACGAAGTGAGGGCTTTAATGCCATTCTCAAACGCTATACGAACCCAAAAAAGTCTATACTACACTTTGTACAACAAGATGAGAAGTTGCAGACTCATGTACTTGTGAAAGAAGGGGGTAATGATTACAGGACGGATTGTTTGGAACTTCGTCCATGGTCACCATTCCCTGTTGAGGAACATGCTTTCAAAGTTTACTGCAGAGACATATATTTGAGGTTCCGGAACGAGTTTGAGCTGATTGGGAGGTACAATGTGTTACCATTTGGTTGCAACTTTTACAAGCTTGAGCCAAACAGGGGATGGTGCGCAAAATATGGTACTAGGACCTACCTGGTAACCGCTAATAAGGAAGAAGGGACGTATTACTGTgagtgctccaagatggacagggATGGCATACTTTGTTGCCACATCTTAAAGATCTTCACCCACCTTGGCGTTGATGAGATACCAGATAGGTATATCCTAAAAAGGTGGACTCAAGGTGCTTTGAGTGGTTATGTGCCAAAGCAGCGATTCTTTGAACAGCCAGATGTTATGCCTCCAGAATCACAAGTGCAATTGCGGCACGCGAACCTTAATATGGGATTCACAAAACTTGCCCGTATTGCTAGTAGAACAGACGCAGCTACTGCCATTGTTAACAAACATTTGAGAGCTGCAGCAACAGAGATATCTCACTTGAACAAGTCGCTCAAGAAGAAGAAGCCTGTCTCAGCAGTCCCGTCCACTAGTGCACCTGATCAGCCTACGAAACCTAGGGACCCGGCAAAAACAACGACTAAAGGGAGGACTAAGGAGCACCGTACAGTTTCAGCTCTTGAGTTGCATCCAAAGAAAAAAGTTCAGTGTCACACTTGTGGTTCGTTCGAGCACAATTCTGCAACTTGCAAGCTTAGGTTTCTGTAGTACTGCAGAAACACAAGTCCTTTGTAGTTCTCcgcgagttttttttttttttctcttttagtTGTCTACATTAGTTGTGACTTAttgaaaaatcaaagaaaagtcTTTGCATCCCTTATTGTAGTCTAGTGTGCAACTCTGAAAATATGACACAAATTTCCTTGCTGTTATGTGTTGTGGCAACTTTTAGGTTAAAACGAAGCAAAATGCAGTACTAGTGCAAGCAAATTGTGATGACAATGAAGCAACTATGAGAACATTGATATCAGACATGTACTGGCGAGTATGAAAAACTGAATTAGGAGATTAATTATAACATGTAAGTAGAAAAAATGATGCACTGATAACATTTATTAAAAAGTAGAAACCAAAAAAAAAGGAATTGATGTCTGCATACTTGTTCTTCAAATGTTTAGAATTTGCCTCCAGTTTCCTTTGTTATCTTCTGAAGTAACCCAACTGTGCGTCAGCAACTTTCTTATCTTTGGGATATCCTCGGCTTTATATTCTGGTGGCAATCTCCCTCCCCAGCCGTCCGCATTCATGAGCGTGCAAACCCCACAATCATGGCTGCAACACCATAAGACGcgacagaaaaagaaagaacaaGTAAATAAAAAGGCAGTGAGTAAAAGACCATGGAATGTTAAACACAAAGTGGAAAAAGAAAGCATAAAAACATAGTTTATAAAACAAGTGGTATTGCTTACTTATTGGTTTGCTTTGGCACTGCTATTTCTTGCAAGATGAAATCATCTATTTTGATTTTAGACTTGTTGTAGTTCTCCTCCCATAGAATGGACAGAGTAGTGCGGATCTTCTTGTAAGTTTCCCTTAGAGCTTTGTCATTGAATGACCTCCATGAATCGAGCACTTGATACCTCTTGTCCCTCATGTTCACAGTTAACAACCAATAGTGGTTAACGAGAGGTTCATTTTTTGTCTTCTTGTTTAGTGGTTCGCAGACAGGTATCATGACCTGGTATAATTACTGTTTGGTCAGAGCTTAAAATAAAACAGAGCAAAAATTTAGTAAAAAAAAAGGTTATTCATGAGAAGACATGTGCTTTGTTGCCTGTATTAGTTGTGAAGTTGCATGAATAGGATCTGTAGTTGCCTGTATTTGCCTTGAAGTTGCAtgaaatttagtacaaagttctATTCATTCTATCTTAACACCAGAAGTACAAACATGTTTAAAAAAAATTTATTAGTTGCACATATTGATTATGAGTTTGCATGGAAAATAGCTACTGTATTTGCCTTGAATTGGTTCTAAATTACACATAGTAGTAATAAGGATGTTGGATGGGTATGGTTTGAAATTACTTATTGTTTGGAAGTATTTGCTATACAAAAGAAAGAATGTTGTCTGTAAATGTTTTTGTTGGTGATAAATAATACTGGAGTCAGTAAAAGTAGTTGCTTCTTAAACAGTAGAGTGTTGCCTGGAATGGGATTGAAATTACTTTGTATGTAAAGAAAGTTGCTTCTGAAGTACAGAATGGCATGTTTTTAGCATGAATTGCATGGTTAGCAGCAACCATGAAAAAATGCAAAACAAtagatttaaaaaaaaaacagagaaaaAGAAAGGAAGTTATACCATGTCTTTCTTATCTAAACGTCTTTCATAACTGAACAGCTCCTTCATTTCATGGCGGTTAAAGTCGAGGTTCTGCAACCAAGTCTTTACAAactaaacaaaaaaaacaaaaatattaATCAGCATTTTCATGTCCAACACAAAAGAAAGTTTCTCATACTGTACATGACTTGTACTTACTCCTATCCTCAGTGGCATGATGACCTTGTTAGATGATGGTGTCATGTTCTTTGTGATTGCCTGAATTCCCACTTCCATAACTGCACTATGTAGCCAACCACctggcttcattgagtttgcgagTTCCTTGGCCGTAATATGGTATCCACCAAAGTCCACGATATGAGGGCTGTAAGAAATTGAAGGGAGAAAGACAACCACAAATTAGATAAGTTGCAATAAAAAAGTGTTTGCATCTAAGCATGCATCATTGATTCATGGAAGAAAACTAGTGCATGTTGTAGGTAGTAGAAACCTTTTGTCATCTGAATTCTGTTGCCTAGTGCTTCTTACTGCATACTGGATTACCATAGCATACAGTTTGTTCACTTCAGCTGAGCACTGGAACTGTTTGGTGCTATCAACATTGACAAATGGAGATTTTTTGCACGGTGGAAGCTTGATTATCCTCCTCTGGAATTGATGAGGAACTGTTGAGCTTCCTGTACCACCCGATATTGATTCAGTTGCAACATTCTCTGCTTCTTTCATAGGTGTTTGAAAGCTGTTTGGAGATATTGAATTCTGTTCAGTTCTTTGTTGCTCGTGCACAGGTCTGCGTGCTTGCTCGGCAGCAACACAAACCCTCTCAATCTCTGCAGGATCAATTCCTTCCAAAGCATCATACTCTTCATCTGCGGATGCGGATGCACATGTTGCAGCCTTTTGATTTTCAGTCAAATCGAATTCCGGGCCAAGATTGAATGTTGGCGCGTTGCAATACCCTTCCAGAAGCTCACTTCCAGACCTGGACCTCGGGAGTTTCATCTTATAATTGCCTTGTTCCTTCCACTTTGTCTCAGCAGATTTGCTGCGCTGCATATGCTGGGGCATGTCCGGTGACTCGATGCTCTTGTTGATCAAACTGTATACCTCATCCTGCGACAAAGAACCTCGAGGAGCTGtgtgtggagatggcggtgggcaTGTTTGACGTGTAGGAGGACTAAACTGCACCCTATTGCTGGGAACAACTGGCACCTGTAGGGCTGGAGTTGCATGTTCCAAAGGGCTTGTTGCTGCAAGTGAACTGGTAGTTGCCTTGTTTGCAACACTTGTTGCATGATCAGTTGGCGAGGTACAAACAGGTCCAGGTGTTGTTGCCTCCCTGGCAGCATGAGTTGCGCGGCATCTCAGTGTATTCCCCTGCATGGTGGTAGGAGTTGCCTGCTGTGGTGGATGATCCAGCTGGACTGACGAACATCTTTGAAAGGCTCTTGGATTTGCAGTTGTCTCTGGGCTAGCTGTAGTTGCCTCAGTTCCAGCATTAGTTGCCTGTATACTACTGGAAGTTGCAACAACTGTGGATCGATGTTGCCTTGATCCGGCATTTGAATGTGTTCCCTGCAAACCTGCATGAACAGACTTGATGCCGATTTGTTTGTTGATGTTTTTCATGGCACTTGCATGTTTACCCAATGTGGGCTCATCATGTTGCACATCTTCTGTCATGTGACTAGGAGTTCGACCAAGAAACTCCATGTATGCCCCCGggctaccttgcatatcattgatGAAAGCCAATCCATCCTCATGTGCAGCATTGGGGGTTGAATGTTCTTTGGACACATTTTCTTTGATATTATGTGACCTTTCCTCAAGAACAACATGTTTTTCAGTTGGAGGGATGTCTGCAAGCTTACTCTTCTTCTCAAATCTGCACGAGTCAGGCACTGATgcatcctccattgttgctgttgGCAAAACATCGGCATCATCCTTCTTTTTCCTCTTGTCACCCGTACCTGTACTGCCCCTTTTACTCCTGGTATTAAGATAGCATCGCGGTGGTCAAAGAATCGTCACTAGCTTCATCATCATACATATCGTCGTTTTGTCCCCCCTGACCGCCAGTTGCAGCATTGTTGCCTCCATCACCATCACTGTCATCATCTCCGTCATCACCTCCTTTACCATCAAATTCATCATCATCtccctgttcctcttcctcttcctcttcatcttcctcttcctcttcgtcatcgtcCCCATTCCCTTCAACCTCCTCCTCATCAGCGTCATCACGTTGTTCCCCATCATCCTCAGCGTCAGCTCGGTTGTCATCATTGTTATCATTCTCACTGTCATCCTCAGTATCTTCTTCCCTGTTAACACGAAAAAGGGGAATCAAAAAACTATGCATAGATTATTTATTTTGGTAAAGTTGCAGTTTGAACAGTTGTAGTTGCATGTAATGGGTATTAAAAAATAGCTGGAAAATGGTCATGAAGTTGCCTGTGTTTATTAGTTTACTTGCAGACAATATAATTGCAGTGGAAAATAAATTTGGGAAAGTTGCAGATAAATGCAGTTCTAGTTGCCTGTACTGGTAAATTAATTGCTACAAATGGTAATGAAGTTGCCTGCTTTATACTATTAGTTGCCTGTAATAGTAAACAAATTTGCATCTAAATGATCATGAAGTTGCCTGTTATAATGTTTCATGTTTTGCATTTGAGTTTTTGATAATTACTTGCCTTCTGTCATCGTCGCTATCATCATCATTCAATACCAGGTTGTCAGCTTCATCGTCATCAGAATTTGCGGAGTCATCAGTATCATCTTGAAGTGCTGCCTCTTCTTCGTGACTCATACGCTGCCTCTTCCTTGGCCTCTGTGATTTTTCCTTCGGTACTACATTGGCACGGGTAGTTCTTCCAGCAGCAGTACGTTGCTCAAGATTGCCAATCCCCTGGACAAACTTTGCCATCGACTCTTCAAATTCAGAGCACAGACCATAGAGCAACGCAGAAATTTTCCTTTTCTTCTGTAACAATTGAAATCAGGAAACAAAAATCTTAACAATTATAAAGCTGTGGAAAAAGAATGATATAAAAACTATGCTATAACTAAGAAAGAAGTATTGTTTTAGGTGCTCACACTTTGGTCGTAGTCTCGTGGCAGATTAGACGCAGTAAACTGTTCAGCCTTTAGCAATCCTCCAAAAAGACCACCCTGTTGAGTGTCCCTGTATTTCTCCTTCAGCTGGTTTTTAAATTCATAAAagaaaattggaaaaaatgtatcAGTGTAAGGGCAATAAAAAAAGAAGACTGTGAACTTTCTAAGAAATGAAAAAGTTATCTTAGCAAAATTAAAAAGAAGTTTATGGTCTATTGCATACTTGTAATTTGCCGAAAACTCCAGGGCTAATCCTATCCTTCTTCTTCACCTTGCTGATTAATGAGCTGTCCCAGGCATCAACACGAGGATTGCAGTCACTTATAACCTCATCAACTTCTAGTGAATCAAGGTACAGCATCTGCTCATCAAAAAAAAGGGATGTGTGAGGGGGCAAAGGAAGCATTGGAGAAACAAGAAACAGTAGCTATTTTGATGAGGTTATAAAGTGACTGCAAAATTCAAGGCAAATACAGTAGCTATTTTCATGCAAAATTCATAATCAAAAATCTGAAAATGGGTAGCAACTTTGTAACCAAATATAGGCAACTACAGCTCCTATTCATGCAACTTCACAACTAATATAGGTAACAAAAACATATATGAAATCTGAAAAAATCTTGTTGGCTCACAAAAACATcataaaaaagaaaaaagcaaAAAAACTTCATGTGAGGCAACTTAAAAAACTGTATTTCTAAGCAACTAAAATATGGATTGAAGGCAACAAATTCATTGATAAAAAACCAGAGAAAGAGCTCTTGGTGGATTATGCAATACATAGTTGAGAGGCAATTTATGACTTGAACAAGGCAACTAACAGCAGTACATGTGCAAAAAGTATGTACAAAAAAGCAACTGCAGAGATTAAAATACAGTGGAACCATGAATTAACACACTTACCACCAAATGTTTGAATGTAAACAATAATTTCCCTCATATATGCTATTCTCTGTATTGTGTTCATCATAGGAAAAAAATACACTTACCACCAAATGAAATACGCAGCAACAGACAGACTTCTTATTTCCCAAGGCGCTGAAAGCAACCCTAATCTGATCAGCAACAAACTGGCATATATTTGTCTGAGGAAGAAGCTTGGTATCATATACAGCAGGGTAGCAGCGTGGGCTAACTTTAAGGCCGGTAGTAGGCGCAAGGAAGCAATCAAAAGCAACAATAGCCCAAGCTCGGAGAAATCGGTCGTCAGCAGCACCTTTCATATCTCTTATCATCTTACACCATGCAGTCTTTTCAGGAGCATTCGTTCCAGGAAAACCGTAGTCCTCGTTGATTGCTTTGATGATGTCCGTCTTCATCTCGTAACAAACTTTCAGCCCAGAATTTGGTAGCCCCCAAACTCTTGAAACACTTTCAGCGTCAACTGGTATCTTCCCCCTGTTGGGTATCACTAACTCTGAATTCTTATGATTGTAACACTTCATGACCCATTGGCTGAGATCAATAGGCATAGTGCATGCACCGATGTTGAGAAGACCACCTAAGTCCATCTTTAGTATGGCAATCCTTTGATCAGCATTAAGATCACCATTTAGAGCAAAGAAACGGGATGGTGATGCCCTGTTTCTTATTTCCTGCATAGCCAAGTTgcacaaaaaatagaaaaaagaaaaaaagttaCTCCTAAAAGTCCAATCAACTCTTAAATTTACTGCATGTTACAAAAAGAACCTAACACGACCAGACAAATATACAAAAATGCTCGTGTAAGAAATGATGCATCGTGAGTACGGTAAACTTACATCTGCGCTATCCTTTTTTACGAACTTCCTTTTCTTTCTGTTTCGATGCTGTCTTCTTCTGAACTCCAGCATCCCCAGTCTTTTGTGGTAcctccttgttcttcttcctttttggAGGATGCCCTCGACAGGCTGCAGCCTTCTGTTTCATTGCAATATGACTGGTAGGCTGCATTGGGGAGTCAACACACATATAAACACATATAACAGTTTGTAGGAGAAAAAAGGACCCAACCATTTAAGTGACTACAAATGCATAAAAGCAAAAAAACAAGAGATTAAAAGCAAAACTAACCTGAACTTGCTGGTGACCTGAAGAAGACCCAGCTACTTCGGACGGATCAGTTCCTACCATTTTAGCACACCTATTTGTTAAAACAAAAAAGATAAGTAGGTAACCTTATCAAACATGAAATTTACAGGAGGAAGAACTGAATCTGCATAGCAACTTTACTAGCACTACAGGCAACAAACATAGCAAAGTTGGGCAATAACAACCCAAATAAAAGCAAACTATGCAACAAAAAAAACATAGCAGTAAAGGCAAAAACAGGCAACTACAGCTCCTATTCATGCAACTGCACAACTAATACAGGCAACAAACCAGTCTATAAGAAAACTCAAGTATAGGTTCTAGCCTTTATTTTCAATACACAACTGaatcaaaactaaaaaaaaatCATAAGGCGTGATTGGTTTTATACTTCAACCTAGGAAGACATAGCCTCATGTTTTCAATATGAATAAACAACCTAGATGATGGTCTTCAACCCAGAGCAACAGAAAAAGTATAAAAATCAAAATGCTGGCTCAAAAAAGTTAAATCCACCTAATCATCTCAAACCATGAACCTGTGTAGGTGTGACAAGCAACTATTGTGTCAACATAGTCAACCAAAACAACAATATGAACCTTTAGATAATCATCTCAAACTATTGTAGCAAGTTTTCTACCACTACAGCCAACAAACAGATCTGGATTAGCAACAAACAAAAATGGAACAAAAAACCAAGTACATAAGCAATTTTTCTACCACTGCAAAACTGCATAACTGCATAAGCATGTTTTCTACCAGTGCATAAGCAAGTTTCCTACCACTACAGGCAACAAACACACCTGGATTAGCAATAACAGGAATACAAAAAGCAACTACGACATCAACTTATCCACAAAAAACCTCAAAACTCCCTCGACCCCCTCTCGCCTGACCCAAACCCAACCTGCAATCACTTCGCAAGCTGAGCGGTTCAGAGTTCACACGCGCCGGCCGAAGCAGCCACGAGGAAATCTCGCCGCCCGGCGACATGAAGCTCCCGCTGTCGGTGGCCTCGCCGGACTCCGCGCCGGAGCTGGCCAAGCCGTAGCTGCCCACCACCTGGCTCATCCTGCACGCGCTCTTCTGCGCCACATCCATGGCCGTGGGCTTCCGCTTCTCCCgcctcatcgtcttcctcctcttcctccccacCCCGCCCCTCAACCCCCGCCGCGCACCTCGTCTCGCTCGTCACCCCGCCGCTCACGCTCACCAGCTCcaacgccaccgccaccatcaccaccaccacaacCACACACACCACCGTCACCACAACCACCACAGTCGTCGAGACCAAAGCCTTCGCGCACCATCCAGGTCCACCACGGCCCCGTCTTCATCGGCCGCCACGCCATCCGCGTCCGCAAGTGGCCCCACCCCGACCCCAGCGAGCTCCTCAAGGTCCACCACATCCTCGCCGCCGTCCAGACCGCGCAGCGCAGCAGCAGCCGCCGCGGGAACGGCCCGCCCAGGCCCGTCATCGCCATCACGCCCACCGTCATCGCAAAAATCAACGGGGAGGCGAGCACCCCCACCCTCTCCGCGCCACCTCGCCGCGCCACCTCGCAGCTGTCGACCTCACCTCGGCGCGGTCGACCTCAATCGCGAGTTCCGCGCCACCTCGCCGCGGGTAAACACCAACTACTACCAAAATTGCGGTTAGAGTGCTGCAGGGGAGGAGGAGGTGATTACCGCGACACGGAAATgcacggcggcgcggcggcggaacACCTCCTCGGCGCTGATTGACTCGCCGCTGAGATCCAGTCGCCCCCGTTGCGGAGCGCCACCCGCCTCCTCGCCGCGGCAGTAGCTCCCGAGGTCGGCGTCTCCGATCCAGTCGCCCCCGTTGCGGAGCGCCACCCCGCCGACCCCTACAGCCTCCGGCAACCACCAAATCGCCGCGCAATCGCCGTCGCTGGGGGAGCCTCTCCGCCGCTGCCGAGAGAGGAGAATGGGGAAACTGCGGGCGGAGTGGAGAAGTGGGCACGATCCCCCAAATTCGAACAGCGGTGTAGTCTATTTTTCTCACGACGAAACCCACCAACCCAGTCACCGACATGTAGGACCCACGACGAGAAGCAACGGTTGCTAGCCACGTCATCCCACGTGCACCACCCGGACAAACCCACACCTGAAAAGATCAGGTGGCCACGAGCCCGCCCGCTCGGCGCCTCGTTTTGGCACGCGCACGCCAACGAGATTTCAGGTTTTTTTATGGTGTGATATATAGACTTCTGGATTATGTATATGTATTACAGGATTGAATACTTTAGAGGCAAAACA
It includes:
- the LOC127346811 gene encoding protein FAR1-RELATED SEQUENCE 5-like encodes the protein MRYDTLEGAKEHYNAHAARKGFSVKVNSSRRSTITGEKQKQQFTCNKFRRPRKDDGGAELQVDVGPIPDSVSEDEADIENAELASVVADLAAQGRKEKAPKKRKRENIVHTFCKAQMVVKLIDGRWEVIHFVPEHNHPLIHKPSLTKYLRSHQGMPKEEKEFVKNLHNTNLTAGKMMEIMSEFYGSELLVPYTTKTITNYCATLTREETKDGDLAKVVSYFVELKEEKDPDFYFRLKLDEEDRVENIFWVDGAARKAYAEAYHDCVSFDATYLTNKYSMPFAPFIGINKHGQSIMLGCGFVKQELATSYDWLFESFLIAMNGLAPDNIITDQDGAMAVSIGRLFPSSVHRNCRWHIMQNAQLKCGPTLGRNPGLAEDFNDCIDFSFSPEEFEAKWALFVGKWPVVGGANSYFTTLYANRAKWVPCYFKHRFFPFLQSTQRSEGFNAILKRYTNPKKSILHFVQQDEKLQTHVLVKEGGNDYRTDCLELRPWSPFPVEEHAFKVYCRDIYLRFRNEFELIGRYNVLPFGCNFYKLEPNRGWCAKYGTRTYLVTANKEEGTYYCECSKMDRDGILCCHILKIFTHLGVDEIPDRYILKRWTQGALSGYVPKQRFFEQPDVMPPESQVQLRHANLNMGFTKLARIASRTDAATAIVNKHLRAAATEISHLNKSLKKKKPVSAVPSTSAPDQPTKPRDPAKTTTKGRTKEHRTVSALELHPKKKVQCHTCGSFEHNSATCKLRFL